The Syngnathus scovelli strain Florida chromosome 7, RoL_Ssco_1.2, whole genome shotgun sequence DNA window gtcttaacaaaagtagtagaacaaagtgctaagatcttttgaactgattgaccagctgcagaggaagcaatcaaagttgttctgtttcccacaacatcgtaaaacaccccctgctctgatcttaccagaggccgggggttcaccaaacctgcccactctcacccccactctgttcctcctaataaatatgcccttgcaggaaggagacttttcagacttcattcgataatcgctgttcagacagcgacgaatggactctccacctgcaggtgtctaaaagaacttgccttgtctctgtttggttcttgcaaaataagttggagtgagcaaatctctaacattttggtgccgaaacccgggatcctcatacccaccatctgaccggcgaaggaggacgtgctgcattgtcgacaagccagcgtccattaggaggacctggaaaagaaagtcctgggaagagaattcttcgctgggccagcatcttaggtctgccttcgtctgacagaggtggattgacaggatccggcggtgcaacgaaccaggggacaagtaagttaaagcgctaaagatacggctttggtttgtccgagctaaagatacggctttggtttgtccgagctatgagattaggctttggtttgtccgagctatgagattcggctttggtttgtccgagctatgagattcggctttggtttgtccgagctatgagattcggctttggtttatccgagctatgagatacggctttggtttgtccgagccatgaggcctaaaaaagcgctggagttagtgtgattgagtgtgtgactggtaggataaattgactaaaaagcagttctagcgttgatccatggcaataaaacaggctagtaatttgttgaaaggtcaatttaaacctgcattgaggatcctcaaagaaaaaaaaaaatttgaaaaaaaaattgtaaaaccttaagctactaaaattaagatgggaaataagaacggtaaatctcttgctctgctcttctttaaaacgagaagttcatggcaagtagatttcttaattgtatggaatacatgctgaagtggaagaaaatgtatggagtacaaggaaatttgaaatgtggaagaagtggtagaagtgctagagtgtggttgaaagcttcacaagaaagaagagaacaaatccaaaagacaaaagatagaaagttgaaaagtgatgaggccgccattcaattgagatttgaaaaagaattctgggtacatagtggcatcccattcaatgatacagctgagagtgcttatcaacaacagcttaaaaatgcgctcctcactaatttccgccctgaaataggcaactgggtgaggaaacatttggtggaagtggatgttgcaagtgtgacaacaactatgcaatgggccagacatgctgaaaaagtgatcaaaaaaggcaaacgttctgatgtatttcatctagataatgatgatgatgaactagatgaagatacaacagtcttcttccaagggtcccagctaggcagagggagaggtagaggccaacaaggtcgcaggccgccatataattcaaaacccccacgagattctgacaactgttggaactgtgggagacgaggacacttcgcacgagagtgtcgttttgcaaaacaatatcaatcaaagggtggaggaaggagcagaggagaaaccaaatttttagcatgacaagcttcctcctctttgaccgcttatgctcatacagagaaagaaagaatagatgcccatatgacagcaaaacatgtcattctcagattattagaattttttttagattattagaaatcctgtccatccaagaagtgtgacaatgctgtttgtatgcccaaattacaaatgactagagctcaaattgtgttacactgaagttaaaatatgcaaatcaagtgctaaaggaatgcaacttgcttctagaagataaataaataaaattagaatgtgctgtcctcgtgtgcaagggagggaccagctcatgatcgaccacaggaaatggccagcctgtgacgaatcattggtgctggaaactaccttttgcatgcgagagctgtgcatgtgtgtgcgtatatgttaaaatgatgaacattggctaaagttttagtataaaaaaaaaaaaattgctagactgtggtctatccaatttgcaccgcagaacagaaatgattttgaaagataaaaatgagaggaggcggctcggtggcgcactgggtagcacgtccgcctcacagttaggagggtgcgggttcgattccacctccggccctccctgtgtggagtttgcatgttctccccgggcccgcgtgggttttctctgggcactccggtttcctcccacattccaaaaaacatgcttggtaggccgattgaagactccaaattgtccctaggtgtgagtgtgagtgcgattggttgtctgtctctgtgtgccctgcgattggctggcaaccagttcagggtgtcccccgcctactgcccgatgacggctgggataggctccagcacgcccgcggcccccgtggggactaagcggttcagaaaatggatggatggatggaaaaatgagaggaaaaagagagaaatctgtttgcaagcagaaactaatccacactagtgcattcaagattcaagattcaagattcaagagttttttattcgccatgtttgagcgtgccaaacaaggaatttgacttcggtaaatcacagcctctgttcaacatttaggtgactaacaacaacactcaggacatgtgaagaacgaaagatattctcaaacaccccctgatcttaaactcccaagagggcaaggaaaaactcaaaactccagctaggggaaatgagaaaccttgagaagagaccacagatgggagcgtccctcttctaggatgaccaggctgcaatggatgcagagaggacacagtacaaacagtgtagacaaaaaaggtgtggcaagcgggatgttattgcacagtaatgactctgagactctaagagtggtgtgagttcatcagagcgacagcctgggggaagaagctgtctctgtgtctgctggttttagtgtacagagctctataacggcgtccggaggggagtagttcaaacaggctgcaacctgggtgcgaagggtctgttgagatgttacttgcacgtttcctggtcctggacaggtacaagtcttggatagatgggaggttgattccaattatcttttctgcagtccttattgtccgttgcagtctgtgcttgtcttgtttggaggccgatccaaaccagacagtgatggaggtgcagaggacagactggatgatggcagtgtagaaggtcttcagcagctcccgtggcaggttgaacttcttgagctgtctcaggaagtacagcctctgctgggccttcttccggacagagtctatgtggccggtccatttcaggtcccgagagattgtggttcccaggaacttgaaggtgtctgtggagagaatagtattactgcggatagtgaggggtgaaagtggtgaagggcctcgcctgaagtccactgtcatctccacggtcttgagcgggttcaggtccaggtggttttggctgcaccagtggaccagccgctccacctcctgtctgtacgcagtctcatcaccgttctggatcagtccgatgagagtggtgtcgtctgcatacttcaggagcttcacggaagagtcacttgcggagaaatcgttggtgtagagggagaagagcagtggggagaggacgcatccctgaggggctccagtgttggtggtcagggtgtcagatgtgatgctccccagcctcacacgctgtctcctgttggtcaggaagctggtgatccactgacaggtggaggcaggcaccgcaagctagatgagcttctgttggaggatgtcaggagcgatggtgttgaacgccgagctgaagtccacaaacaggatcctggcgtactttcctggggtgtccaggtgttgcaggatgtagtgcagtcccatgttgaccgcatcatctaccgacctgtttgcccggtaggcaaactggagggggtccagcagggggcccgtgacatccttcaggtggttcagtactaacctctcgaaagatttcatgaccacagatgtcagtgcaacaggtctatagtcattcatacctgtgatggcgggcttcttggccactggaacgatggtggagctcttgaagcacgagggcacctcacacagctccagggaacggttgaagatccgtgcaaaggtgggcgccagctgctcagcgcagactttcaagcaggaaggtgacacgccgtctgggcccggtgccttcctgatcttttgtctccggaacatctggcgcacttcctcctcgcgaatctggagtgcgggcgtggcctctgcaagagagagagtcggtgaccacggtgatggaggtgtggacagagcagttgtggggggaggtgagtatgtggattgtgtggattgtgctgcaggaggtcccgttgtgtgggaggaccgatcaaacctgcagtagaacctgtttagctggtcagcgagccttgggctctccacaggacggggggttcgtttcttgaagcccgtgatgctctgcaggcctttccacactgttgagggatcaggattggcagagaggtgtctctccaggctctccccgtaacacctcctggctttcctgacctctcggttcagtgtgtttctggtctgcttgaacaggtcccggtcgccgctcctgtaggcctcctccttgactttgcgcagcctcctaaggttcggtgtaaaccaaggtttgtcgttgttgtacgtgcagaaggtcttagtctgcacacacagatcctcacaaaaactgatgtatgatgtgacagtgtcagtgagttcatgcaagtctgaatttgcagcatcaaaaacactccaatcggtgcagtcaaagcaggcttggaggtcctgccttgactccactgtccacttcctgacagtcctcaccacaggcttagaagtttttagtttctgtctgtaggcagggaccagatgaactagacagtggtccgagagtcctaaagctgcacgagccacagagtggtatgcatccttaattacggtgtagcagtggtccagtgtctgtgcccctctggtgggacacgttatgtgctgtctgtatctggggagttcgtgtgtgaggttcgccctgttaagatcacccagaacaatgattagtgaatttggtagaagtttctccatatctgt harbors:
- the LOC137840431 gene encoding uncharacterized protein isoform X1, whose protein sequence is MAPRMAATVSRSLFLCLILCVFCVFCCPSRITFTREALLNIGQSSSGIFSPVLSDSDCLSEILAGAAVLYKLARRRRRGKRAGALVKLRQRGFRSALPSIHLANVRSLANKMDELLLLTSRNTDFSRSAALCFVETWLSERTPHHAMELAGFRLTRADRSAELSGKSKGGGLCFYINERWCTDVMVLKEFCSPLLETLFINCRPFYSPREFSSIVMAAVYIPPHARASEATQMLADQVTDMEKLLPNSLIIVLGDLNRANLTHELPRYRQHITCPTRGAQTLDHCYTVIKDAYHSVARAALGLSDHCLVHLVPAYRQKLKTSKPVEAAQSQGGGLQERRPGPVQADQKHTEPRVWKGLQSITGFKKRTPRPVESPRLADQLNRFYCRFDRSSHTTGPPAAQSTQSTYSPPPTTALSTPPSPWSPTLSLAEATPALQIREEEVRQMFRRQKIRKAPGPDGVSPSCLKVCAEQLAPTFARIFNRSLELCEVPSCFKSSTIVPVAKKPAITGMNDYRPVALTSVVMKSFERLVLNHLKDVTGPLLDPLQFAYRANRSVDDAVNMGLHYILQHLDTPGKYARILFVDFSSAFNTIAPDILQQKLI
- the LOC137840431 gene encoding uncharacterized protein isoform X2 — encoded protein: MAPRMAATVSRSLFLCLILCVFCVFCCPSRITFTREALLNIGQSSSGIFSPVLSDSDCLSEILAGAAVLYKLARRRRRGKRAGALVKLRQRGFRSALPSIHLANVRSLANKMDELLLLTSRNTDFSRSAALCFVETWLSERTPHHAMELAGFRLTRADRSAELSGKSKGGGLCFYINERWCTDVMVLKEFCSPLLETLFINCRPFYSPREFSSIVMAAVYIPPHARASEATQMLADQEAAQSQGGGLQERRPGPVQADQKHTEPRVWKGLQSITGFKKRTPRPVESPRLADQLNRFYCRFDRSSHTTGPPAAQSTQSTYSPPPTTALSTPPSPWSPTLSLAEATPALQIREEEVRQMFRRQKIRKAPGPDGVSPSCLKVCAEQLAPTFARIFNRSLELCEVPSCFKSSTIVPVAKKPAITGMNDYRPVALTSVVMKSFERLVLNHLKDVTGPLLDPLQFAYRANRSVDDAVNMGLHYILQHLDTPGKYARILFVDFSSAFNTIAPDILQQKLI